From the genome of Glycine max cultivar Williams 82 chromosome 2, Glycine_max_v4.0, whole genome shotgun sequence, one region includes:
- the LOC100782364 gene encoding auxin-responsive protein SAUR21: protein MLGKKMVSLKKLAKRVKGVGGADHSDPPYQECLLKGYEEDKESPSSPTPTGFFALYVGEERQRYVVPTSYLSHPLFKMLLEKAYNEFGFAQRNGLVVPCSVSTFQEVVNAIECNNGNFDLGKIFEDFA from the coding sequence ATGCTAGGGAAGAAGATGGTATCACTGAAGAAACTAGCCAAAAGGGTGAAGGGTGTTGGAGGAGCTGATCACTCGGACCCTCCCTACCAAGAATGTTTGCTAAAGGGGTATGAGGAAGATAAAGAATCACCCTCTAGCCCAACCCCAACAGGGTTTTTTGCACTTTATGTTGGTGAGGAGCGTCAGAGATATGTGGTACCAACCAGCTACCTCTCTCACCCTCTATTCAAGATGCTGCTGGAGAAGGCCTACAATGAATTTGGCTTTGCACAGAGGAATGGCCTAGTGGTGCCATGCAGTGTTTCCACATTTCAGGAGGTGGTGAATGCTATTGAATGCAACAATGGCAACTTTGACTTAGGCAagatttttgaagattttgcTTAG